The Rhodocytophaga rosea genome has a segment encoding these proteins:
- the gpmI gene encoding 2,3-bisphosphoglycerate-independent phosphoglycerate mutase: MNKKVILIILDGWGIATNPKVSAIDQANTPFINSLYEKYRHSKLQASGLAVGLPEGQMGNSEVGHMNIGAGRVVYQDLVKINKAVEEHTLDQEPELIKALDYAKTNGKKVHFIGLLSDGGVHSHINHLKGLCSIAHDRGVENVFIHVFTDGRDTDPKGGVAYLKELQAHNQKTGARIASITGRYYAMDRDNRWERVKLAYDAMVRGRGELTKNPIQALQQSYEAGVTDEFVKPIIVTGPDDQPLATIADGDVVLCFNFRTDRGREITLALTQKDFHEQDMHKLNLYYVTLTNYDDSFQNVHVIFDKDNLSNTLGEVLANAGKKQIRIAETEKYPHVTFFFSGGRENPFEGEKRILCPSPKVATYDLQPEMSAYDIKNAIIPELQKKEADFICLNFANPDMVGHTGVFEAAVKACETVDTCASEVVAAALENGYTSIIIADHGNSDCMINEDGTPNTAHTTNLVPCILVDSAFKGHIQDGKLGDLAPTILALIGIARPKEMNGNVLITQ, encoded by the coding sequence ATGAACAAAAAGGTAATACTGATCATTTTAGATGGATGGGGAATCGCCACAAATCCCAAGGTTTCAGCCATTGACCAGGCCAACACGCCATTTATAAACAGCCTGTATGAAAAATACCGGCATAGCAAATTACAGGCATCCGGGCTGGCTGTCGGTTTACCTGAAGGGCAGATGGGAAATTCCGAAGTAGGACATATGAATATTGGCGCAGGCAGAGTTGTATATCAGGATCTGGTAAAAATTAATAAGGCGGTAGAGGAACATACCCTGGATCAGGAACCCGAATTGATTAAAGCCCTGGATTATGCAAAAACCAATGGAAAAAAAGTGCATTTTATTGGTTTGTTATCGGATGGAGGCGTACATTCCCATATCAACCATCTAAAGGGCTTGTGTTCTATTGCGCATGATCGAGGTGTAGAGAATGTATTTATTCATGTTTTTACCGATGGCCGGGATACTGATCCTAAAGGTGGTGTGGCTTATCTGAAGGAACTACAGGCACATAATCAGAAAACTGGTGCCCGGATCGCCAGTATTACCGGACGGTATTATGCTATGGACCGGGATAATCGCTGGGAACGCGTGAAATTAGCCTACGATGCCATGGTTCGGGGAAGAGGTGAACTGACAAAAAATCCCATTCAAGCCTTGCAGCAATCATATGAGGCAGGAGTTACCGATGAATTTGTAAAACCAATCATTGTGACTGGTCCTGATGATCAACCACTGGCAACTATTGCCGATGGAGATGTTGTATTGTGTTTCAACTTCCGCACCGACCGTGGACGTGAAATTACGCTGGCACTTACCCAGAAGGATTTTCACGAACAGGATATGCACAAACTGAATCTGTATTATGTAACCCTGACTAATTACGATGATTCTTTCCAGAATGTGCATGTTATTTTTGATAAGGATAACCTGTCTAATACGTTAGGGGAGGTGCTGGCAAACGCAGGCAAAAAACAGATACGGATTGCCGAAACTGAAAAATATCCGCATGTTACTTTCTTTTTCTCAGGTGGCCGTGAAAATCCTTTCGAAGGAGAAAAACGTATTCTCTGTCCGTCGCCAAAAGTGGCTACGTATGATTTGCAGCCAGAAATGAGTGCCTATGATATCAAAAACGCTATCATTCCTGAACTTCAGAAAAAAGAAGCAGATTTTATATGCCTGAATTTTGCAAATCCGGACATGGTTGGTCATACCGGTGTATTTGAAGCTGCCGTAAAAGCTTGTGAAACAGTAGATACTTGTGCCTCTGAGGTAGTTGCTGCCGCTTTAGAAAATGGCTATACTTCTATCATTATTGCAGATCATGGCAATTCAGATTGTATGATCAATGAAGATGGTACACCTAACACGGCGCATACCACCAATCTGGTTCCTTGCATCCTAGTAGATTCAGCATTTAAAGGACATATACAAGATGGTAAGCTTGGCGACCTGGCACCTACCATTCTTGCATTAATTGGCATCGCCCGTCCGAAAGAAATGAATGGCAATGTGCTGATAACCCAGTAA
- a CDS encoding putative quinol monooxygenase: protein MLIRIVRMHFQPDQVEAFLMIFEQSKSVICSFPGCLSVELLQDASDSSVYYTHSQWIDEEALEYYRQSLFFKETWAKTKILFANKAQAFSLKKL from the coding sequence ATGTTAATCAGAATTGTACGAATGCATTTTCAGCCGGATCAGGTGGAAGCCTTTCTTATGATTTTTGAACAGTCAAAATCTGTTATTTGTAGCTTTCCGGGATGCTTATCGGTAGAGTTACTCCAAGATGCTTCTGACTCATCTGTGTATTATACCCACAGTCAGTGGATAGATGAAGAGGCATTGGAATATTACAGACAGTCCTTATTTTTCAAGGAGACATGGGCAAAAACAAAAATCTTGTTTGCAAATAAAGCGCAAGCCTTCTCATTAAAGAAGCTATAA
- a CDS encoding PhoH family protein produces the protein MVEKVITLENISLIDFLGVENTNIKEVAAAFPGSRIISRGNEIRIKGSTPEIIKINDILNSLLNHYHKYGKVTQENVLDYIQKDESAVQVPEEDIILYGTKGFVIKPKTANQKTLVEAAEKHDLVFAIGPAGTGKTYISVALAVKALKNKEVKKIIITRPAVEAGENLGFLPGDLKEKIDPYLRPIYDALDDMIPAEKLKFYQENRVIEIAPLAYMRGRTLHNAFILLDEAQNTTAMQIKMFLTRMGPNSKVIVTGDRSQIDLPRHQKSGLVEALHILKDIKGIGFVELDAKDVVRHKLVRDIINAYDHFENTDKP, from the coding sequence TTGGTAGAAAAAGTAATAACCTTAGAGAACATCTCTCTCATTGATTTTTTAGGCGTAGAAAACACTAATATTAAAGAGGTAGCTGCCGCATTTCCCGGCAGCCGTATTATTTCACGGGGAAATGAAATCCGTATTAAAGGCAGCACTCCGGAAATTATTAAAATAAACGATATCCTCAATTCTTTACTCAATCATTACCACAAATATGGTAAAGTAACCCAGGAAAATGTGCTGGATTATATCCAGAAGGATGAAAGTGCCGTGCAAGTGCCTGAAGAAGATATCATTTTGTATGGGACAAAAGGATTTGTAATAAAGCCCAAAACAGCTAACCAGAAAACGCTGGTAGAGGCTGCTGAAAAACATGATCTCGTTTTTGCCATCGGACCGGCAGGAACCGGCAAAACTTATATTTCTGTGGCGCTTGCCGTGAAGGCATTGAAAAATAAAGAGGTAAAGAAAATTATTATAACCCGTCCGGCTGTGGAAGCTGGCGAAAACCTGGGATTTCTGCCTGGTGACCTGAAAGAAAAGATTGATCCATACCTGAGGCCGATTTATGATGCCCTCGATGATATGATCCCGGCAGAAAAGCTAAAATTCTACCAGGAGAACCGGGTGATTGAAATAGCACCATTGGCTTATATGCGTGGCAGAACATTACATAATGCCTTTATTCTTTTAGATGAAGCACAAAATACCACAGCTATGCAGATCAAAATGTTTCTGACCCGTATGGGACCTAATTCGAAGGTGATTGTTACCGGCGACAGATCGCAGATTGATTTGCCAAGGCATCAGAAATCAGGTTTGGTAGAGGCTTTGCATATTCTGAAAGATATAAAAGGAATTGGATTTGTAGAACTGGATGCCAAGGATGTAGTGAGACATAAACTTGTTAGAGATATCATTAATGCGTACGACCATTTCGAAAACACAGATAAACCATAA
- a CDS encoding T9SS type A sorting domain-containing protein, with protein sequence MRTTISKTQINHKQAAFLPVFSPLVYLLCIFFICSPLLTFAQDYQRCLATRYDSLLAIKYPGLPDSKRHLNALINKKRASARIHAVEGVIVIPVVVHVVHHTASGAIGGASNGNISKEQIDSQIEVLNEDYRRKIGTNGYNDNPVGDDMEIEFRLATRDPNGKSTEGVTRTYNTKESFDIDQDDETLKSIIVWPTDRYLNIWVTTLKNRYLGYAQFPVVDNVGGLPDLGKLANTDGVVINHANFGKNTGTVTSNTYGDGRTTTHEVAHWLGLLHTWGDENCGEDYCADTPSAEGPNNTVNCDEMFSDCQGTFTQNMIENFLDYSPDKCMNVFTQDQKGRIHSVLELSPRRATLIKRSGEAFESGLVTMKLYPNPAKDDKVTIQLTYTNLNEISFQVVSVTGKRMNELNYRLSGNKIELNTRNLPVGLYIVQVSSPKETRTARLMVVR encoded by the coding sequence ATGCGTACGACCATTTCGAAAACACAGATAAACCATAAACAGGCAGCCTTTTTGCCTGTTTTTTCGCCTTTGGTTTACCTACTGTGCATTTTTTTCATTTGCTCTCCCTTGCTTACCTTTGCCCAGGATTATCAACGGTGCCTTGCTACCCGTTATGATTCCTTACTGGCCATTAAATATCCCGGCTTACCCGATAGTAAACGGCATCTTAATGCGCTTATCAACAAAAAAAGAGCTTCGGCCCGCATCCATGCCGTAGAAGGAGTTATTGTTATTCCTGTTGTTGTACATGTGGTACACCATACAGCCAGCGGAGCTATCGGAGGAGCAAGTAATGGAAATATTTCAAAAGAACAGATTGATTCGCAAATAGAAGTATTGAATGAAGATTACCGGCGGAAGATAGGAACAAATGGATATAATGATAATCCGGTAGGTGATGACATGGAAATTGAATTTCGGCTGGCTACCCGTGATCCGAATGGGAAATCTACAGAAGGTGTTACCAGAACATATAATACTAAGGAATCTTTTGACATAGATCAGGACGATGAAACCTTAAAATCTATCATTGTATGGCCTACTGACCGCTATCTGAATATATGGGTAACTACGCTCAAAAACCGTTATCTGGGATATGCCCAGTTTCCGGTTGTGGATAACGTTGGTGGGCTACCCGACCTGGGGAAACTTGCCAATACAGATGGAGTAGTAATTAACCACGCTAACTTCGGCAAAAATACCGGAACTGTAACTTCAAATACATATGGAGACGGCCGTACCACCACCCATGAGGTTGCACATTGGCTTGGATTGCTTCATACCTGGGGTGACGAAAATTGTGGGGAAGATTATTGTGCAGATACACCCAGTGCGGAAGGCCCGAATAATACGGTAAACTGCGATGAAATGTTTTCGGATTGCCAGGGAACATTTACACAAAATATGATTGAGAATTTCCTGGATTATTCACCGGATAAATGTATGAATGTGTTTACGCAGGACCAGAAAGGACGCATACATTCTGTACTGGAACTTAGCCCGAGAAGAGCAACACTTATAAAAAGATCTGGCGAAGCCTTTGAATCCGGGCTGGTTACTATGAAATTATACCCAAATCCGGCAAAAGATGATAAAGTAACCATACAATTAACATATACCAATCTGAATGAAATCAGCTTTCAGGTAGTAAGTGTAACAGGCAAACGCATGAATGAGCTGAATTATAGGCTTTCCGGGAATAAGATAGAACTTAACACAAGAAATTTGCCAGTGGGGTTATATATCGTTCAGGTAAGTTCACCTAAGGAAACCCGGACAGCAAGGCTAATGGTTGTACGTTAA
- a CDS encoding PadR family transcriptional regulator produces MYSKELIRGTLKPIILKLLAEHGKMYGYEICQKVKELTDHEILIKEGSLYPALYKLKAEGLVEVEAIEVDHRVRQYYSLANKGKSIAVEEIKEFSLFLGTMGKLFKVNPAS; encoded by the coding sequence ATGTATTCAAAAGAACTGATCAGAGGGACTTTAAAGCCCATCATTTTGAAATTGTTAGCAGAGCATGGAAAAATGTACGGGTATGAAATATGTCAAAAGGTGAAAGAACTAACAGATCATGAGATACTTATCAAAGAAGGTTCTTTGTACCCGGCACTGTATAAACTGAAAGCAGAAGGGCTGGTAGAAGTAGAGGCGATAGAAGTGGACCACCGAGTCAGGCAGTACTATTCGCTGGCAAACAAAGGCAAGAGCATAGCAGTAGAAGAGATTAAAGAATTTTCTTTGTTTTTGGGCACGATGGGTAAGTTGTTTAAAGTAAATCCAGCCAGCTAA
- a CDS encoding GNAT family N-acetyltransferase — MITVKHISLPEELKQAFSIRENVFVQEQQVPAEEEYDEFEDSSHHFLAFAGENPCGTARWRYTDKGIKLERFAVLEEYRSRKVGSALVKTVINDIRKDGRSKGKMLYLHAQLTAMPLYSKFGFQPVGDMFEECNIKHYKMVLKSE; from the coding sequence GTGATCACAGTAAAACATATTTCATTACCTGAAGAGCTCAAACAGGCGTTTTCCATCCGGGAAAATGTTTTTGTACAAGAACAACAAGTACCGGCTGAGGAAGAATATGATGAGTTTGAAGATAGCAGCCACCATTTTTTAGCCTTTGCCGGAGAGAATCCTTGTGGTACTGCCCGCTGGCGTTATACAGATAAAGGAATAAAGCTTGAACGATTTGCTGTATTAGAAGAATACCGCAGCCGGAAAGTGGGTTCGGCACTAGTAAAAACCGTTATTAACGACATCAGGAAAGATGGCAGATCTAAAGGAAAAATGCTTTATTTACATGCACAACTCACCGCTATGCCACTTTACAGTAAGTTTGGGTTTCAACCGGTTGGGGATATGTTTGAAGAATGTAATATCAAACACTATAAGATGGTTTTGAAAAGCGAGTAA
- a CDS encoding ExbD/TolR family protein: MALQSKNKIDPNFSLSSMTDMVFLLLIFFMLTASFVTPSGLPVSLPSSKASNIEIQKVSVTITKDLQFFVNDKKTPENSMEEALKAALAGGQDGAVILHVDESVPVKYVTKVGGIATSLKAKVSIATKPE, from the coding sequence ATGGCGCTTCAATCTAAAAATAAAATAGACCCCAATTTCAGCCTTTCCTCCATGACTGACATGGTGTTTTTGTTGCTGATTTTTTTTATGCTCACTGCTTCTTTTGTAACCCCATCAGGTTTGCCGGTAAGTTTACCATCCAGTAAGGCATCTAATATTGAAATTCAGAAAGTGAGCGTTACCATTACCAAAGACCTTCAGTTTTTTGTAAATGATAAGAAAACGCCGGAGAATAGTATGGAAGAAGCCTTGAAAGCAGCTCTGGCCGGGGGCCAGGATGGAGCGGTTATTCTACATGTAGACGAATCAGTTCCGGTAAAATATGTCACTAAGGTAGGTGGAATTGCCACTTCATTGAAAGCAAAGGTTTCTATTGCTACGAAACCGGAATAA
- a CDS encoding MotA/TolQ/ExbB proton channel family protein: MHFLQITTTDSLSAATDSLAAQNSVSLLDLTLKGGLMMIPIFILSIMAIYIFIERMLIIRKASQNPSVLMERIKSLVLNGDIVSARLLCSQTDTPIARMLEKGVSRIGSPLKNIEVSIENVGKIEIYNLEKNLSLLATVSGAAPMVGFLGTVTGMIQAFIAIAQEEGSVSPKLLSSGIYEAMITTAAGLIVGIIAYLAYNYLVAQVAKIIYKMEYTSIEFIDLLQEPEKVR; the protein is encoded by the coding sequence ATGCATTTTTTACAAATTACCACTACAGATTCCCTTTCTGCTGCTACTGACTCACTTGCTGCTCAAAACAGCGTTTCCTTATTAGACCTGACATTAAAGGGCGGGCTCATGATGATCCCTATTTTTATTTTGTCGATCATGGCCATTTATATTTTTATTGAGCGTATGCTTATTATCCGGAAAGCTTCTCAAAATCCATCGGTACTTATGGAACGGATAAAAAGCCTGGTATTGAACGGTGATATTGTAAGTGCCCGTCTGCTTTGTAGCCAGACAGATACCCCCATCGCACGTATGCTGGAAAAAGGGGTTTCACGTATTGGTAGCCCTTTGAAAAATATCGAGGTATCTATTGAGAATGTAGGTAAAATTGAAATTTACAACCTGGAAAAAAATCTTTCCCTGCTGGCAACAGTTTCGGGTGCAGCCCCAATGGTAGGTTTTTTGGGAACAGTTACCGGGATGATTCAGGCATTTATCGCTATTGCGCAGGAAGAAGGCTCAGTAAGTCCGAAACTGCTATCTTCCGGTATTTATGAAGCTATGATTACAACAGCGGCTGGATTGATCGTAGGTATTATTGCCTATCTGGCTTACAATTATCTGGTGGCACAGGTAGCCAAAATTATTTATAAGATGGAATATACTTCTATTGAATTTATAGACCTGCTGCAAGAACCAGAAAAGGTGAGATAA
- a CDS encoding HU domain-containing protein, protein MIEKYIKYLLFEHDCVVIPEFGGFIANYVSADIHPIHHTFQPPSKNIAFNEMLKLNDGLLISHISASEKISREEAQKLVKEYTEFVKNEIRSKDKYKFEEIGTLYLNHEQRLQFEPENKINYLSHSFGLPELDYKPIERASSYTKFKTKDRPAMMNPDALDEEEDQLVFPVEKKSSRSRLLLAIVIPVLLLLAGSAGYFLFLDNGNTALSSFDPFTALKSSRNEEDTTMVVDDSFLYADTTLQASVDTNSLASAADDWSTAPAAESETSSFTETAPVTEELQKTNEVVAAPTEEKPAVTSFTETAPENTDGVAVVGNPRRYYVIIGGFSVRENAFKLKEELNSKGNSDAKVVVPKTDGNLLKVSYADFDTFATAASKAEELKAIYGSSVWVLKY, encoded by the coding sequence ATGATAGAGAAATATATAAAATACCTTCTGTTTGAACATGATTGTGTGGTAATTCCTGAATTTGGAGGATTTATTGCCAATTATGTAAGCGCCGATATCCATCCGATCCACCATACATTTCAGCCGCCTTCTAAAAATATTGCCTTCAACGAAATGCTGAAACTCAACGATGGCCTGCTCATTAGTCATATTTCGGCGAGTGAAAAAATTAGCCGGGAAGAAGCGCAGAAATTAGTGAAGGAATATACAGAATTTGTAAAAAACGAAATCAGAAGTAAGGATAAGTATAAATTTGAAGAAATAGGTACGCTTTACCTCAATCATGAGCAGCGCTTGCAGTTCGAACCTGAGAACAAAATAAACTATCTTAGCCATAGCTTCGGCCTTCCGGAACTGGATTACAAACCCATTGAAAGAGCTTCAAGCTATACCAAATTTAAAACAAAAGATAGGCCTGCTATGATGAATCCTGATGCGCTGGATGAAGAGGAAGATCAGTTGGTTTTCCCGGTAGAGAAAAAAAGCTCCCGTTCCCGTTTACTATTAGCGATAGTTATTCCTGTGTTACTCTTACTGGCAGGCAGCGCCGGCTATTTCCTGTTTCTCGACAATGGCAATACAGCGCTCAGCAGTTTTGATCCTTTTACCGCCTTGAAAAGCAGCCGGAACGAAGAAGATACTACTATGGTAGTAGATGACTCTTTCCTATATGCAGATACAACGCTACAGGCAAGTGTAGATACTAACAGCCTTGCTTCTGCAGCAGATGATTGGTCTACTGCTCCGGCTGCTGAATCTGAAACAAGTTCATTTACAGAAACGGCACCAGTAACTGAGGAATTACAAAAAACGAATGAAGTAGTTGCTGCGCCGACAGAAGAAAAACCCGCTGTAACTTCTTTTACCGAAACCGCTCCTGAAAATACAGATGGCGTTGCTGTTGTTGGTAATCCCAGACGGTATTATGTTATTATTGGTGGTTTCTCTGTTAGAGAGAATGCCTTTAAATTGAAAGAAGAGCTAAATAGCAAAGGAAACAGCGATGCCAAAGTAGTTGTGCCAAAAACAGACGGCAATCTGCTGAAAGTTTCATATGCTGATTTTGATACATTTGCAACGGCGGCTTCGAAAGCAGAAGAACTGAAAGCTATATATGGCAGCTCAGTATGGGTGTTAAAATATTAA
- a CDS encoding TonB-dependent receptor, translated as MKCTTINKAAFFSIILVSVFLSFEGNAQVKRDDSGEIEDAEIIIEKNREIALPEANRNFEKITAPVRQPDPVLQQYQFIERNAKLPDLNPRFRVLQMPTEPLKKLNGNYVKGGLGNYANTYLEGFFNSTRNSDYSYGLRFKHLAWGRGPVDKGNSGSSENMIGVHGRYFLDALTAGASLEYSRERYNFYGYTPGKEVDKSDIKQVFNTIALKTNFTSNNTKSPLDYRLDVGVINLSDAYKAREFEFGTQLKGSYTINENLKAQLNTDIFLTTRKDTASQSRNFVRLRPGIQYKMDVITLSAALNTVFENDTAKTDDNLHIYPVLQVEYLFMDKFTFFGGFEGDMQRTTLRQFVNENPWLASNVALLHTNKARDFYGGVKGDIGGGLSFATRIAFTGYKNLYFFVNGNPDSTKFNTVYENDFTNVLNFTGELGYTYNEKLRLGLKTGFYNYSLKNLEEAWHRPTFTATVLGSYNFNNKLFFNTEIYYLGGITAKNFASNKKVDLDPILDLNIKGEYLFFDKFSAFLSFNNLLSSKYQRYLYYPSRGLNILAGLTYTF; from the coding sequence TTGAAGTGTACTACAATTAATAAAGCAGCCTTCTTCAGCATCATACTCGTCTCTGTATTTTTGTCATTTGAAGGGAATGCCCAGGTAAAGCGGGATGATAGTGGCGAGATTGAAGATGCAGAAATCATTATTGAGAAAAACAGGGAAATAGCACTTCCGGAAGCTAACCGCAATTTTGAAAAGATTACTGCTCCTGTTCGTCAGCCAGATCCGGTATTACAGCAATATCAGTTTATTGAACGTAATGCGAAGCTACCAGACTTGAATCCCCGGTTCAGGGTATTGCAAATGCCGACAGAACCATTGAAAAAATTGAATGGAAATTATGTCAAAGGAGGCCTTGGTAACTATGCGAATACCTATCTGGAAGGATTCTTTAATTCTACCCGCAATAGTGATTACAGCTATGGGTTACGATTTAAGCACCTGGCCTGGGGAAGAGGTCCGGTGGATAAAGGTAATTCTGGCAGCAGCGAAAATATGATCGGGGTACATGGCCGGTATTTTCTGGATGCACTCACTGCTGGCGCTTCATTGGAATACAGCCGGGAGCGGTATAATTTCTATGGCTACACACCCGGAAAGGAAGTAGACAAAAGTGATATCAAGCAGGTATTCAATACCATTGCCTTAAAAACAAATTTCACCAGCAACAATACCAAATCCCCGCTGGATTACCGCCTGGATGTAGGCGTGATCAACCTGAGCGATGCCTATAAAGCACGGGAATTTGAGTTTGGCACGCAACTCAAAGGCTCATATACCATCAATGAAAACCTGAAAGCCCAACTGAATACTGATATTTTTCTGACAACCCGTAAAGATACTGCTTCTCAAAGCCGGAATTTTGTCCGTTTAAGACCAGGTATACAATATAAAATGGATGTAATCACACTTTCGGCTGCGTTGAATACTGTCTTTGAGAATGACACAGCCAAGACCGATGATAATCTTCATATATATCCGGTATTACAAGTAGAATATTTGTTTATGGATAAGTTCACGTTCTTTGGCGGATTCGAAGGCGATATGCAGCGGACCACCTTGCGTCAGTTTGTGAATGAAAATCCCTGGCTGGCTTCCAATGTGGCTTTGCTGCATACCAATAAAGCCAGAGATTTTTATGGAGGAGTAAAAGGAGATATTGGCGGAGGATTATCGTTTGCTACCAGGATTGCATTTACTGGCTATAAGAATTTGTACTTCTTTGTGAATGGTAACCCCGACTCTACTAAGTTCAATACTGTATATGAGAATGATTTTACCAATGTACTCAACTTTACTGGAGAATTAGGCTATACTTATAATGAAAAACTCAGGCTTGGACTGAAGACAGGATTTTACAATTATAGTCTCAAAAATCTGGAAGAAGCCTGGCATCGCCCTACCTTTACTGCCACAGTGCTAGGAAGTTATAATTTTAATAATAAATTGTTCTTCAATACTGAAATTTATTATCTGGGGGGAATAACAGCCAAAAATTTTGCAAGTAATAAAAAGGTCGATTTAGATCCGATTCTGGACCTGAATATCAAGGGTGAATATTTATTTTTTGATAAATTTTCTGCATTTTTGTCATTCAACAATTTGCTTTCTTCCAAATATCAGCGTTATTTATATTACCCTAGCCGGGGCCTTAATATTTTAGCAGGACTGACCTATACTTTTTAG